One Clavelina lepadiformis chromosome 1, kaClaLepa1.1, whole genome shotgun sequence genomic region harbors:
- the LOC143463176 gene encoding uncharacterized protein LOC143463176 yields the protein MMSTSFPTFTPKTSDPLWFSAGEEDDYEVDLCILETKYKNRLKSIIQKDKEALYIGKKQDSMPSHETGVEGGSEESEEEEEEEDLNDYIDSPEEQNAELQADIEAEEEDTDNNSWMI from the exons atgATGTCAACTTCTTTTCCAACTTTTACACCGAAGACCAGTGATCCTCTCTGGTTTAGTGCTGGAGAAGAGGATGATTACGAAGTTGATCTCTGTATCTTGGAGACAAAATATAAGAACCGG CTGAAAAGCATTATTCAAAAAGACAAAGAAGCACTTTACATTGGAAAGAAGCAAGACTCAATG CCATCGCATGAAACTGGGGTGGAGGGAGGTTCTGAAGAAagtgaagaagaagaagaagaagaggactTGAATGATTACATAGATTCTCCTGAAGAACAAAATGCTGAACTGCAG gCTGATATTGAGGCAGAAGAGGAAGATACAGATAATAACTCCTGGATGATTTGA
- the LOC143463166 gene encoding flap endonuclease 1-like, translated as MGILGLSKLICDKAPSAVKENLMKNYFGRKVAIDASMAVYQFLIAIRQDGNQLTNEEGEVTSHIAGMFYRTIRLLDNGIKPAFVFDGKPPQMKSGELAKRAERRQEAEKQLAKAQESGEAEEIEKFTRRLVKVTKEHMADCKKLLRLMGIPVVEAPTEAEAQCAALVKSGKVYATATEDMDALTFHSTRLLRHMTFSEARKMPIQEFVYEKVLQEMEMSHEQFVDLCILLGCDYCEHIRGVGPKRAYDLIKQHKSIDEILKHIDSKKYTVPEGWVYKEARKLFLTPDVSSADNVELKWTDPDEEGIVEFMVKQKGFNEDRVRSGVKKIIKSRQKSTQGRLDDFFKVLPSSPAVKRKSDPKTKSESAKKKAKTVGNYKKRK; from the coding sequence ATGGGAATATTGGGTTTATCCAAGCTGATCTGTGATAAAGCACCATCTGCAGTTAAGgaaaatttaatgaaaaattaCTTCGGCCGCAAGGTTGCCATAGATGCATCAATGGCAGTTTATCAATTCTTAATTGCTATTCGTCAGGATGGAAACCAGTTGACCAATGAAGAAGGTGAAGTGACCAGCCACATTGCTGGTATGTTTTACCGGACCATCAGACTCTTAGACAATGGAATCAAGCCTGCTTTTGTCTTTGATGGAAAACCACCCCAGATGAAGTCCGGTGAACTTGCAAAGCGGGCTGAGCGAAGGCAAGAAGCAGAAAAGCAGTTAGCCAAAGCGCAAGAGAGTGGTGAAGCTGAAGAAATCGAAAAATTCACTCGTCGATTGGTGAAGGTCACAAAGGAGCACATGGCCGACTGTAAAAAGTTGCTCCGACTCATGGGGATACCTGTTGTTGAAGCTCCTACTGAAGCAGAGGCTCAATGTGCAGCTCTAGTAAAATCAGGAAAAGTATATGCCACGGCAACTGAAGATATGGATGCTTTGACGTTTCATTCTACTCGTCTGCTACGTCACATGACATTCAGTGAGGCGAGGAAAATGCCAATTCAAGAATTTgtttatgaaaaagttttacagGAAATGGAAATGAGTCATGAGCAGTTTGTAGACTTATGTATTCTACTCGGCTGTGACTATTGTGAGCATATTCGCGGAGTCGGACCCAAGAGAGCTTACGACCTCATCAAACAACACAAGAGCATCGATGAAATTTTGAAGCATATTGATTCAAAAAAATACACTGTACCAGAAGGCTGGGTTTACAAAGAAGCCAGGAAGCTCTTTCTTACTCCTGATGTGTCTTCTGCAGACAATGTGGAGCTCAAGTGGACTGATCCTGATGAGGAGGGTATAGTCGAATTCATGGTAAAGCAAAAAGGTTTCAACGAAGACAGGGTGAGAAGTGGAgtgaaaaaaatcataaagaGTCGACAAAAGAGCACCCAAGGAAGGCTCGATGATTTCTTCAAAGTCTTGCCTTCTTCACCCGCTGTAAAAAGGAAGTCTGATCCAAAAACTAAATCAGAATCTGCTAAAAAGAAAGCTAAAACTGTTGGAAACTATAAGAAAAGAAAGTAA